In Sphaeramia orbicularis chromosome 5, fSphaOr1.1, whole genome shotgun sequence, a genomic segment contains:
- the LOC115419866 gene encoding toll-like receptor 13, producing MFVHRNRTSDSAQRFIKKREQTLSPMKTKKTTAAVGGWSLFLFSLLLYATPSMTFSLKNCTISYSENPSDMSVMCFNYSLVSIPDDIPRNSTTLDLGMNSISTINTTDLRNLSKLKFLCINNNMVFEVNDGSFADLEQLQTLLMDANQLTNLTDHMFEGLSSLILLSLQRNSISSISPVAFRSLSSLKTLQLKSNRLHQIRDIRTIFQILDLKDLSLSDNQLTSIQSQDLPFDTINITTLDLSQNPLRRFSITRDKFPHLQSLDFTKCTYNIEWDVANTTFLRSLTSLHLSGLQINLATYRVMINSTDSLQTLVMSSMGTGLAKHLVHVSCFKPSLRILKVQFCEIHSVDDNLLQPCYRLTELRITASQMSKMSEQSLSSMTRLRVLGLIGNWLPKVPLTVRGLSTLETLALNSNHITELNCLDFANMTKLKELDLEYNYIFRLQECVFQNLQNLRVLNIGKNSIFALENSFKVNMQKLEILNLRSNDAMSFKRGEFRNLSSLRFLDLQSKIRYIVYNNAFEGLDHLQALSVSTYRYKKELFHGLKHLQNLTLHLTFHWNWMRSGLNNDPPFSSLPNLKRLKLKVYNRLLFTHIYPDLLSGLDCLEDFSADNFFQKAVHPDTFKYTPHLQSLQIIYCELSVLPPELFHHIPKLQVLDLSKNNFRSLDFLAQSNLMELSQLIITENKLSIINETIFLMLPSLRYLDLMDNPLTCECTNAGFNLWVHYNTQTQVVNGYQYPCAFPVGEQGRKFLDFDAHSCWVDASFICFISTSSLIVFVLFTSLFYNSLRWHVVYAYYLFLAFLYDTKNRKRGVHYQYDAFISYNVQDEEWVYREMLPVLEGEQGWRLCLHHRDFEPGKPIVDNITDAIYGSRKTICVISRCYLQSEWCSREIQMASFRLFDEQKDVLVLVFLEDIPSWQLSPHHRMRKVLKKRTYLSWTRFAPQTGLFWQNLNRALRTGDKAADQDRPVGPDLM from the exons ATGTTCGTCCACAGAAACCGAACATCAG ACTCAGCTCAGAGGTTCATAAAGAAAAGGGAACAAACCCTGAGTCCAATGAAGACCAAAAAGACGACAGCGGCGGTCGGTGGATGGAGTCTGTTCCTCTTCTCACTTCTGCTTTATGCGACGCCTTCAATgactttttcactgaaaaactgcactATTTCCTACTCTGAGAATCCATCCGATATGAGTGTGATGTGTTTTAATTATAGCCTGGTGTCGATACCCGACGACATCCCCCGAAACTCGACAACGCTAGATCTCGGCATGAACAGCATCTCTACGATCAACACCACCGATTTAAGGAATCTGTCAAAGCTCAAGTTTCTCTGCATTAATAATAATATGGTTTTTGAGGTGAATGATGGATCTTTTGCAGATCTGGAGCAGTTGCAGACTCTGCTCATGGACGCAAACCAACTCACAAACCTGACGGATCACATGTTTGAAGGACTGTCAAGTTTAATTTTGCTGTCTCTGCAGAGGAACAGCATCTCGTCCATCTCCCCGGTGGCGTTTAGATCCTTATCGAGTTTAAAGACATTACAGCTGAAGTCCAACCGACTGCACCAGATCAGGGACATTAGGACAATCTTTCAGATACTGGATTTGAAGGATTTGTCCCTCAGCGACAACCAGTTGACTTCTATTCAATCCCAAGATCTTCCTTTTGACACAATCAATATCACAACTCTAGATCTGAGTCAAAATCCACTCAGAAGGTTTAGCATCACCAGAGATAAGTTCCCTCACCTTCAATCCCTCGACTTCACCAAGTGCACTTACAACATTGAATGGGACGTAGCAAATACTACATTTCTGAGGAGCTTGACCAGTTTACACTTGAGTGGACTTCAAATTAATTTGGCAACATACAGAGTCATGATTAACAGCACCGACTCGCTGCAGACGCTAGTCATGAGCTCCATGGGGACCGGGTTAGCCAAACACTTGGTACATGTTTCCTGCTTCAAGCCGTCACTAAGGATTCTCAAAGTGCAGTTTTGTGAAATACATTCAGTCGATGACAACCTGCTTCAACCTTGTTATCGGCTCACGGAGCTGCGAATAACAGCCAGTCAAATGTCTAAAATGTCGGAACAATCACTCAGTTCCATGACACGCCTCAGGGTTTTGGGTTTAATCGGGAACTGGCTGCCTAAAGTACCGCTGACAGTACGAGGACTGTCCACGCTGGAAACCCTGGCCCTCAACTCCAATCACATCACTGAGCTCAACTGCCTCGACTTTGCAAACATGACAAAGTTAAAAGAACTTGACCTTGAGTACAATTACATTTTCAGACTCCAAGAATGTGTCTTTCAAAACTTGCAAAATTTAAGAGTTCTTAATATTGGAAAGAATTCCATTTTCGCTCTTGAAAACAGCTTCAAGGTCAATATGCAGAAGCTGGAAATCTTAAATTTGCGCAGTAACGATGCCATGAGCTTCAAGCGAGGAGAGTTTAGGAATCTATCCTCCCTTCGTTTTCTGGACCTACAGTCAAAAATCCGTTACATCGTGTATAACAATGCTTTTGAAGGACTTGATCATCTTCAGGCTCTCAGCGTTTCAACATACCGTTACAAGAAGGAGCTTTTCCATGGACTGAAACATCTACAAAACCTGACGTTACATCTGACATTCCATTGGAACTGGATGAGGTCTGGACTTAACAATGACCCACCGTTCTCAAGTTTACCAAACCTGAAAAGGCTCAAGCTGAAGGTTTACAACCGGCTTCTGTTCACTCACATTTATCCAGACCTACTCAGTGGTCTGGACTGTTTGGAGGACTTCAGCGCCGATAACTTCTTCCAGAAAGCAGTGCATCCAGACACATTTAAGTACACCCCTCACCTGCAGAGTCTTCAGATCATCTACTGTGAGTTGTCGGTTTTACCTCCTGAACTCTTTCATCATATTCCAAAGCTGCAGGTGCTCGATCTCTCCAAAAATAATTTCCGGTCTTTGGATTTCTTGGCCCAGTCCAACCTCATGGAACTGAGCCAGTTGATAATTACGGAGAATAAACTGTCAATAATAAACGAGACCATCTTTCTAATGCTCCCATCATTAAGGTATCTGGACCTGATGGACAACCCTTTAACCTGTGAATGCACCAACGCCGGCTTCAACCTATGGGTGCATTACAACACCCAAACACAGGTGGTGAACGGTTACCAGTACCCCTGCGCCTTTCCCGTCGGTGAACAAGGAAGAAAGTTCCTGGACTTTGACGCCCACTCCTGTTGGGTAGATGCCAGTTTTATTTGCTTCATCTCTACCTCGTCCCTGATTGTGTTTGTTCTTTTCACTTCCCTTTTCTACAATTCTCTGAGATGGCACGTAGTTTACGCCTACTACCTGTTCCTGGCATTTCTCTATGATACCAAGAACAGGAAAAGAGGCGTTCACTATCAATATGACGCCTTCATTTCCTACAACGTTCAGGATGAGGAGTGGGTTTACAGGGAAATGTTGCCGGTGCTGGAAGGTGAACAGGGCTGGAGGCTCTGCTTGCACCACCGAGACTTTGAACCAG GGAAACCCATCGTCGACAACATCACCGACGCCATCTACGGCAGCAGGAAAACCATCTGCGTGATCAGCCGCTGTTACCTGCAGAGTGAATGGTGTTCCAGAGAGATCCAGATGGCCAG TTTCCGTCTTTTTGACGAGCAGAAGGAcgtcctggtcctggttttcctggAGGACATCCCATCCTGGCAGCTGTCTCCTCACCATCGGATGAGGAAGGTGCTGAAGAAACGAACCTACCTGAGCTGGACCCGGTTCGCTCCACAAACTGGCCTGTTCTGGCAGAACCTGAACCGAGCCCTGAGGACCGGAGACAAGGCCGCAGACCAGGACCGGCCCGTCGGACCGGACCTGATGTAG